One Candidatus Methylomirabilota bacterium genomic window, GACGTCGTCCCCGACCTGGAGCGCGGACCGGCGTGGATGCCGGACGGCAACAGCATCGTCTACGTCAAGAACGACCGGCACGAGTACAACCCGATCTACATCGCGGATCTGGTGGGGAAGACCAACCTGCTGCTGAAGACCGACACGAAAATGAATCACGATATCGCCACGTCGGCCCAAGGGGTCATCGCGTTCCGGGCCCAGGTCGACCAGTGGGACCAGATCTTTCTGGCGAAGTTGAAGGACTAGTGCCGTTCCAACTATTCGCGCCTAGGAAGGCACCGTGTACGTCGTTCGTGGGCAGATTTAGTATCAACAAGTTGGAACGGCACTAACCGGTGGCGCGTATGAGCGTGGCGCTGGGCTTGGCGGTGGTCGCGCTGATGGCGGGGACGGCGTCGGCCGTGGACGAGGCGGTGGCGCGGGCGATGCGGCTGTACGAGAAGCATCGCTACGAAGAAGCGGCCCGCGCACTCCAGGCGGACCTGCCGGCGCTGAATCCGGCGAGTCGGGCGAGCGCCTATCTGACGCTGGGCATGATCTATCTCAGCAATGCCAGACTCCATCGGGAGCTGCATGACGCGGCCATCGCGGTCCAGCTCGACTATCTGAAAAAGCTCGCGGCCGTTCGCGGCGCCAGTGGAAGTCGCTTCGTCACCCTGTATCTCGGCAAGACGCTGCTCGAGAATGCCAACCCCGCCGAAGCGACGGGATATCTGGAGCGGTTTCGCGCGCAGCCGGGAGTGGACCCTCGATACAGGGTCATCGCCGAGGCCAGCCTCGGTCTGGGTCATTTCCTGCGCAAGGACGCGCCGGCGGCGCGGACACTGTGGGCATCCCTCGATGCCGACGATCCGGAGCTTCAGGTGGCGCTGGCGGCCGTCTACAGCCGGGCCGGGCTCAAAGACAGGGATCCGGTGGCCATGGCCGACGCGGCCCTCCGAAGAGTCGCCTCCAGTCCATCGGCGGGCATGCTGGAAAACCTTCTCACCGTCTATGTGCGCGCCGGGCTGACCGACAAGGGCCTGGAGCTGCTGAAGCACGCGGACCTCAAGGTGGCCTCCCATACCGAGGTGCTCGGCCGGACCAAGACGATCAACTTTTACGACCTCTCAGTCCTCGGTGATCTGGCGACGCTGTACCGGCAGGCGAGCATCCTCTATCTGCGGAACGCAGCCGCCGATCCTCAGACCAAGCCGACGGCCGATTACTACCTCGGCGTGGCCTATGCCGACGCCGGTAACGTGGAGCTGTCGCTCCAGGCGACCGGCGCGTTTCTGTCCGTCCCCCAGGCGCCGCCGCAGTATCACAATCGGGCACGGGCCCGGCACGCGACCGGCCGGTATCTTCTGGGTAGGCGTGGCGAGGCCATGGCGGTATGGGATGAATTGGCCCAGGTGCGGCCCGCCGATCCCGAGGTGCTGGCGGAGATCATCGTCGGCTGCGCGCGGGTGAGGGCCGACTGCACGAAAATCGAGCCCTGGGCCACGCGCGCCGCCGAGGCCGGCGAAGGGAAGAAGACCCGCCCACTGAACATCGCGCTGGGCAAACAGTATCTGTCGAGGAAGGACTACGGACGGGCCGTCGCCTATCTGGAGGCGGGACGGGACAAGAGCAACAAGAACCGGATCGACGCCAACGATCCGGCGATGCTCGTGAACCTGGCCGAGGCGTACTACCGCAGCCGGCAGTTCTCCGAAGCCCTGGAAATCTACTTCGAGATGAGCAAGCACTTCCCGGTCGTCCGACGGATCCAGGAGGCGCTCCAGGGCATCTACTCCATGGAGCACAAGAGCGCCGGCGACGTGAAGATCTTTTAACAACGAAGGCGGAGAGGGACTATGAAACGGATTCTTGTCGTCGTGCTATCGATCCTCGGGATGGTGGTGGGGACGACGCTCCTGGCCCCGGCGGGGCCCAAGAACGACGGCCGACCGGATGGAGGCACGCTCGGCTACGGCGAGTATGGCCGGCCGTCGACCCTCGATCCCATCACCAGCAACGAGATGATTGCCCTGCGGATCACCGAGCTGGTGTTCAACGGCCTGGTCGGGATCGATGAAAAGCAGGAGATCGTGCCCGAGCTGGCCGAGCGCTGGGAGGTGTCCAAGGACGGCCGCACCTACACCTTTTTCCTGCGCAAAGACGTGATGTGGCATCCGAAAGAAGGGGAGGAAGCGAAGCCGTTCGCGGCTGAAGATCTCGTGTTCACGTACAACATCATGATGCACCCCAAGACGATCACTCCGCTCAAGGTACGCTACGAGTTCATCGACAAGGTCGAAAAGCTCAATGACCACACGGTGCAGTTCACGCTCAAGCGGCCGATCCTGAACGCCCTGGCCAAGTTCAGCTTCAAGGTGATCCCCAAGCACGGCCCGTCCAACCCCCTGTACCTCGCGCGCGGGGATGCGTTCGTCCAGCATCCGATCGGCACCGGACCCTACATCTTGAAGACGATCACCACCGACCGCGAGGTCGTGCTGGTGGCCAACGAGAACTACTTCAAAGGCCGCCCCCACATCAACAAGCTCATCTCCAAACCGTTCGCGGACCAGAACATCATGACCCAGGCGTTGATGTTCAACGCGATCGACATGGTCGTGCTGGTGAACCCGCGCGACATTCCGGAGCTGCAGGGCGACAAGCGGTTCGTCCTGCAGCCCTACAACGCCCTGGCCTATGCGTTCTTCGGCTACAACCTCCGCAACCCGTTGCTGGCGGACAAGCGCGTTCGCAAGGCGTTCACCTATGCCGTGAACCGACAGGAGATGCTGGACTCGTTCTTCAACGGCCAGGGGACGATCGTCTCCGGCCCGTTCGCGCCCGGGAGCTGGGCCTACAACCTGGACGTCCAGCCGCTGCCGTTCGATCCGCCGAAGGCGGTCGCGCTGCTGAAGGAGGCCGGGTTCACGCCCGGCCCCGACGGCGTCATGCAGAAGGACGGCAAGAAGCTCGCGCTGTCGCTCAAGGTCCCGATCGAGAAGGAGAGCGAAGCGGTGAAGCGAGTGGTGCTGGCCTTCCAGAACTACCTGAAGAACATCGGAGTGGCGGTCAAGGTGGAGTTCAAGGAATGGCAGGCGTGGAAGGAAAGCATCTTCCTGGAGCACGACTTCAGCATCATCTTCGCCTCGTGGGTGTTCGATGACTCGGCCGATATCTCTTCCTTGTTCCACTCCGCCGAAATCGGTCCGTGGAAGAACAACTTCGGCGCCTACTCCAATCCGGAGGTCGACGCCCTGATCGTGGAGAGCAAGCTGACGCTGGATCACGAAAAGCGGCGGACCGTCAACCGCAAGCTGCACGCCATCCTCGCCGAAGAGGCGCCCTATGCGTTCCTGTGGACACTCACGAACTACAGCGGCTACCACAAGAAGCTCCGCCGCGTGGCCATTCATCCTTACAAGTTCTTCTCGTTCGCGGATGAATGGTTCATTCCGGTAGCGGATCAAAAATAGGTACGACGCGCGCGGACCGGCGGGCGCGGGTCGGGAATGTCCCGGGCTGCGCCTCCGGTCTTCCCGGCCGAAGCCGTGAAGCTCGCCGCGGTTAAACCCATTGCCCTGGTGCTCACCAGGGAGCTGGCGCTCACCGCCCTGTTGCTCCTGGGCGTGAGCCTCGTCGTGTTCGTGATCCTCTATCTCGCGCCCGGCGATCCGTTCAGCGTGCTGCTCGAGGGGCAAGCGGCGGGCCAGGAGGCGCGCGCCGGGATCCGCGAGGCCCTGGGCGTGCCCCAGACCTGGTACATCCAGTATCTGTCCTGGCTCGGCAACTTGCTCCGGGGCAACTTCGGCACGTCCATGCGCTCTGGCCTGCCGGTGTTCGGCGAGGTGGTGCGCGTGGGGCCGAGCACGCTCTATCTCACCCTCGGCTCGATGCTGGTCGCGCTGCTCATCGCCGTGCCCCTCGCCCTGCGTTCCTCCCTGCGCGGCCCCAGCATGCTCACCTGGCCGCTGACCATGCTGGTCTATCTCGTGTCGGCGCTGCCCGTGTTCTGGCTCGGTTACGTCGTCATCTATGTCTTCATCCACAAGCTTGGCGTGTTCCCGCTGATGTCTCGGGTCTCCGCCTCGCCGGAACGGGCCTGGCTGTATTCGCTGCTGCCCATCTGCGTGCTCGGCGTCGGGAACGGCCTCGTCAGCGAGGCCGTTCGCTACCTGCGCGAGGAGATGAGCCGCGTCCTGGCCGACGATTACATCCGGACGGCCCGCGCCAAAGGGGCGTCGGTGTGGAGGCACGCCTTCAAAGAAGGCTTTCTCATCCCGATGACCGAGATCATCGCGTCCAAGATCCCGTTCATCCTGGGTGGCGCCGTCATCGTCGAACAGGTGTTCAACTGGCCCGGCATGGGGCGGATGGCGTGGCAGGCGGCCCAGGACCGGGACTTCCCGGTGATCATGGCGATCGCCATCGTGGCCGCGACGTTCGTGCGTCTCGGAAGCCTGCTCCAGCGCGTGGTGTATGTCGCGGTCAATCCGCGCGCTTCACAAGAAGCGCGCGCCCCGGGCGGGGCCGAATGAAACACTACCGCCAGAAGGCGGCCGAGATCGGCGAATCCTCGGCTCGGCCCTTCGGGACGGGCGCCGACGCGTCGACGCTGGCGTCCGTTGGCTACGGCCTGCTCATCGCCAGCCTGGTGCTGGTATCGTACGTCCTGGGCGCGTTCAAGTGGTTGCCGTACGACCCGGAGCAGATCAGGTTCGACCTCTTGAATGCCCCGCCGGGGACCGCCGGCCACGTACTGGGGACCGATTTCCTGGGACGGGATATCCTGTCCCGCCTGATCCTGGGCATTCAGGCGTACTTCCTCCCCGGACTCCTGGCCATCGTCATTTCGCTCGTGATGGGCACCACCCTGGGCGCGCTGGCGGGCTACCGGGGCGGCCACGCCCAGGTGCTCGTCACGTATTTCAGCAATCTCGTCGATTCGTTCCCGCGCCTGGTGCTGATCCTGCTCGTCATCGCAGCCTTCACGCCCAACATCTACTACATCATGGTCGTGGTGGGCGTGACCGGCGTCCCGGCCGTGGCATCCCTGGTCGCCGGCAAGATCGTGTTTTTGCGGCAGAAGAATTTCATCGAGGCGGCCCAGGTCCTGGGTCTGCCGTCGCACGTGATCATTCTCAAGCACATCCTGTGGCATCACTGCACCCCGCTCCTCGTCATCCAGGCGACCATCGGCATGGGCGAGGCGATCCTGAT contains:
- a CDS encoding ABC transporter substrate-binding protein, giving the protein MKRILVVVLSILGMVVGTTLLAPAGPKNDGRPDGGTLGYGEYGRPSTLDPITSNEMIALRITELVFNGLVGIDEKQEIVPELAERWEVSKDGRTYTFFLRKDVMWHPKEGEEAKPFAAEDLVFTYNIMMHPKTITPLKVRYEFIDKVEKLNDHTVQFTLKRPILNALAKFSFKVIPKHGPSNPLYLARGDAFVQHPIGTGPYILKTITTDREVVLVANENYFKGRPHINKLISKPFADQNIMTQALMFNAIDMVVLVNPRDIPELQGDKRFVLQPYNALAYAFFGYNLRNPLLADKRVRKAFTYAVNRQEMLDSFFNGQGTIVSGPFAPGSWAYNLDVQPLPFDPPKAVALLKEAGFTPGPDGVMQKDGKKLALSLKVPIEKESEAVKRVVLAFQNYLKNIGVAVKVEFKEWQAWKESIFLEHDFSIIFASWVFDDSADISSLFHSAEIGPWKNNFGAYSNPEVDALIVESKLTLDHEKRRTVNRKLHAILAEEAPYAFLWTLTNYSGYHKKLRRVAIHPYKFFSFADEWFIPVADQK
- a CDS encoding ABC transporter permease, producing the protein MKLAAVKPIALVLTRELALTALLLLGVSLVVFVILYLAPGDPFSVLLEGQAAGQEARAGIREALGVPQTWYIQYLSWLGNLLRGNFGTSMRSGLPVFGEVVRVGPSTLYLTLGSMLVALLIAVPLALRSSLRGPSMLTWPLTMLVYLVSALPVFWLGYVVIYVFIHKLGVFPLMSRVSASPERAWLYSLLPICVLGVGNGLVSEAVRYLREEMSRVLADDYIRTARAKGASVWRHAFKEGFLIPMTEIIASKIPFILGGAVIVEQVFNWPGMGRMAWQAAQDRDFPVIMAIAIVAATFVRLGSLLQRVVYVAVNPRASQEARAPGGAE
- a CDS encoding ABC transporter permease — encoded protein: MKHYRQKAAEIGESSARPFGTGADASTLASVGYGLLIASLVLVSYVLGAFKWLPYDPEQIRFDLLNAPPGTAGHVLGTDFLGRDILSRLILGIQAYFLPGLLAIVISLVMGTTLGALAGYRGGHAQVLVTYFSNLVDSFPRLVLILLVIAAFTPNIYYIMVVVGVTGVPAVASLVAGKIVFLRQKNFIEAAQVLGLPSHVIILKHILWHHCTPLLVIQATIGMGEAILIETSLSYLGFGVQEPTPSWGNMVQAGANYFFQGKFWPSTAPALAILFSILGFHLLGDGLNRILEGQGGK